A genomic stretch from Pseudomonadota bacterium includes:
- a CDS encoding carbon-nitrogen hydrolase family protein, whose translation MKAESDRLRCLAFQLDADGISTAPRRDAHVDRVADAVQAAAERAGGVDLVLLPELSTVDYSAAAFDALADLAEPLDGPSLARFAALARAIDATVVFGMPRVDAHGRYFISQVVVDADGRRVGHYDKVHIAQFGASAEKRWFHRGDQGLAFEVRGWRLGVVICYDMRFPGYVSRLVQRHALDAVLHPVAFTRDGSWPSWHAFVQTRALEHQVYWLSLNRAGADWGHSLLCPPWVDETTQPVTFDTRASSEVIELARAALAEARTRYPFRQDALGDYSSVVP comes from the coding sequence GTGAAAGCCGAGTCCGATCGCCTGCGCTGCCTCGCCTTCCAGCTCGACGCCGACGGTATCAGCACCGCCCCGCGGCGTGACGCCCACGTGGACCGCGTGGCCGACGCCGTGCAGGCGGCGGCCGAGCGCGCCGGTGGGGTCGACCTGGTGTTGTTGCCGGAGCTCTCGACCGTCGACTACAGCGCGGCGGCCTTCGACGCGCTCGCCGACCTGGCCGAGCCGCTCGACGGCCCGAGCCTCGCGCGCTTTGCCGCGCTCGCCCGCGCGATCGACGCCACCGTCGTCTTCGGCATGCCGCGCGTGGACGCGCACGGCCGCTATTTCATTTCGCAGGTGGTTGTCGACGCCGACGGGCGGCGGGTGGGCCACTACGACAAGGTGCACATCGCGCAGTTCGGTGCATCCGCCGAGAAGCGCTGGTTCCACCGCGGCGACCAAGGCCTCGCCTTCGAGGTGCGCGGCTGGCGGTTGGGCGTCGTGATCTGCTACGACATGCGCTTCCCCGGCTACGTCAGCCGCCTGGTGCAGCGACACGCGCTCGACGCCGTGCTGCACCCGGTCGCCTTCACACGCGACGGCTCCTGGCCGAGCTGGCACGCCTTTGTGCAGACCCGCGCGCTGGAGCACCAGGTGTACTGGCTCAGCCTGAACCGGGCCGGCGCCGACTGGGGCCACTCGCTGTTGTGCCCGCCCTGGGTTGACGAGACGACCCAGCCTGTCACCTTCGACACGCGGGCGTCGAGCGAGGTGATCGAGCTGGCCCGCGCGGCGCTCGCCGAGGCGCGCACCCGCTACCCGTTTCGGCAGGACGCCCTCGGCGACTACAGCAGCGTCGTGCCCTGA